In Hippocampus zosterae strain Florida chromosome 3, ASM2543408v3, whole genome shotgun sequence, a genomic segment contains:
- the duox2 gene encoding dual oxidase maturation factor 1, with the protein MVKPSCSLCINEVTVSSRVTLAASLLFQDSATRAEADMAFYDNIYPFYHIQRTSFIFSGHLLTVIICFLVITFCLLLILPGIRGKSRLFWLLRIILSLFIGAVIVALNFTDNWAEDCITTNTTYKSFSSAMVHADVGLHVGLYGINVTLKGNPVIQLNETIDYNEMFSWHDTTEDDYKEALEKGLPNPILYIAEKFSLSSPCGLIFYYRNSGRYASATLWMAFCCWMLANILFSMPVILYAAYMMLATAAFIFISAATFTTIMHAPKCVFSIGTVPFEVDYSLSFWLALATGVLCTVIGVLVVILNFTAPEKMKEAFSVAADSCEDEDISYGETYPNSAFLDDVTVSPCTLTEVTVEHG; encoded by the exons ATGG TCAAACCATCCTGTTCCTTGTGTATAAATGAGGTGACTGTTTCCTCACGAGTTACACTTGCTGCTTCACTCCTCTTCCAAGATTCAG CCACAAGAGCCGAAGCCGATATGGCTTTTTACGATAACATTTATCCATTCTACCATATTCAAAGGACATCCTTCATCTTCAGTGGCCACTTGCTCACCGTTATCATATGTTTCCTTGTCATTACATTCTGTCTACTTCTTATTCTGCCTGGAATTCGAGGAAAGTCG CGGCTGTTCTGGCTGTTGAGGATCATCCTGAGCTTGTTTATTGGTGCTGTCATCGTGG CACTCAACTTTACTGACAACTGGGCTGAGGACTGTATAACCACAAACACAACCTACAAGTCTTTCAGCAGTGCAATGGTTCACGCTgatgttggcttacatgttggcCTATATGGCATTAATGTTACACTGAAAG GCAATCCAGTTATTCAATTGAACGAGACTATAGACTACAATGAGATGTTTTCCTGGCACGACACTACTGAGGACGATTATAAGGAAGCTTTGGAGAAAGGCCTCCCGAACCCCATCCTATACATCGCAGAGAAATTCTCTCTCAGCAGCCCGTGCGGCCTCATCTTTTACTACAGAAACTCTGGGCGCTATGCATCTGCAACTCTCTG GATGGCATTTTGCTGCTGGATGCTGGCCAACATCCTCTTCTCCATGCCAGTTATTTTATATGCCGCCTACATGATGTTGGCTACAGCCGCCTTCATCTTCATCTCAGCGGCCACCTTCACCACCATCATGCATGCGCCCAAATGTGTTTTCTCCATTGGAACCGTCCCTTTTGAAGTGGATTATAGCCTTTCATTCTGGCTGGCTCTGGCAACCG GTGTGCTGTGCACCGTCATTGGGGTTCTGGTAGTGATATTGAACTTTACGGCACCTGAGAAGATGAAGGAGGCTTTCAGTGTGGCTGCTGACAGTTGTGAAGATGAGGACATTTCTTACGGAGAGACATACCCGAATTCAGCCTTCCTTGATGATGTAACGGTCTCACCATGCACACTCACCGAGGTCACAGTG gAGCATGGATGA
- the apba2a gene encoding amyloid-beta A4 precursor protein-binding family A member 2 isoform X2: MSREPRGKDMEDTCSEYDNVGSDVEQDCDEVLHLKREGGMDMRYLKQYCPEDGGYVKNIRRKNANEGSGTADQFTATSCQSTERRNGSQPDAKPRKASCPLRSRCTPVAREAGEGEEVGKGLENKLFFCDGDEIEQVLDGARFIEDLEDIEASDQRQGVPYQDNERIRKGRDERDREDNSTITRNYTIPGANRNCESSHMSLKERQGKGRGRRAAGQDIEQITCGVKACTTNKNERVKTSSKENRKAPVRTKAKSSKPHPSPRHSHGQAPIDSQKAQPQREAASVPSPSASCNTQESEPRVVKPSPALCHTPEQEQMPPGKSQSQPQKAQQEEKPSPTVMQEQVPEQPRRPQSPDLPPDDDSSSPKKTQEAASFPSFEDGPCEPEDLIDGIIFAANYLGCTQVLSDKNPSKTVRMSQAHEAVSRIKSQDEDSQMMTEVDLFISTKTVKVLNADTQDTMMDSALRTISYIADIGSIVVLMARRRLCQASTEDFAESVESSGEGTSQYGMICYVFESEDAQLIAQSIGQAFSVAYREFLRANGINPTDLSQKQYSDIINSQEMYHDDLIHFSNSDNCKELWVEKQKGENLGVVIVESGWGSILPTVILAGILNSGPAARSGKLSVGDQIMSINDTSLVGLPLATCQGIIKGLKNQLKVKMSIVSCPPVTTVLIKRPDLKFQLGFSVQNGIICSLMRGGIAERGGVRVGHRIIEINGQSVVAMPHEKIVQTLSVSVGEINMKTMPAVMFRLLTGQETPSYI, translated from the exons ATGAGTCGCGAACCAAGAGGCAAAGACATGGAGGACACATGCTCTGAATATGACAACGTGGGCTCTGACGTGGAGCAGGATTGTGACGAGGTGCTGCATTTAAAGAGGGAGGGCGGCATGGACATGAGGTACCTCAAGCAATACTGCCCAGAGGATGGAGGCTATGTGAAGAACATACGTCGTAAAAACGCAAATGAGGGCAGCGGTACCGCTGACCAGTTCACAGCCACGTCTTGTCAAAGCACAGAAAGACGTAATGGATCACAACCAGACGCTAAGCCCCGCAAGGCAAGCTGTCCCTTGAGGTCTCGCTGCACCCCGGTTGCAAGGGAGGCAGGGGAAGGGGAAGAAGTTGGAAAGGGCCTGGAGAATAAGCTCTTCTTTTGTGACGGGGATGAAATAGAGCAAGTGTTGGATGGGGCCAGATTTATAGAAGATTTAGAAGACATAGAAGCCAGTGATCAAAGACAGGGTGTCCCTTACCAGGACAATGAAAGGATTAGAAAGGGCCGTgatgagagagacagagaagaCAACAGCACAATTACAAGAAACTATACCATACCGGGAGCAAACAGAAATTGCGAGTCATCTCACATGAGTTTGAAGGAAAGACAAGGGAAAGGACGAGGCAGGAGGGCAGCTGGACAGGATATTGAACAGATTACCTGTGGGGTTAAAGCTTGCACGACCAACAAAAATGAGCGAGTGAAGACATCATCCAAGGAAAACAGAAAGGCTCCTGTGCGGACCAAAGCGAAATCCAGCAAGCCACACCCATCCCCTCGTCATTCACACGGCCAAGCACCTATAGACAGCCAGAAGGCCCAACCTCAAAGAGAGGCTGCTTCTGTTCCCAGTCCCAGCGCCTCATGCAACACCCAGGAGAGTGAGCCGAGGGTCGTCAAGCCGTCCCCAGCACTCTGTCACACGCCTGAGCAAGAGCAAATGCCGCCTGGGAAGAGTCAGAGCCAGCCACAGAAAGCTCAGCAG GAAGAGAAGCCAAGCCCCACCGTGATGCAGGAGCAAGTTCCCGAACAGCCGAGGAGGCCTCAAAGTCCAGATCTCCCCCCAGATGATGATAGTTCATCCCCCAAG AAAACACAAGAAGCTGCTTCATTCCCCAGTTTTGAAGACG GTCCCTGTGAGCCAGAAGATCTTATCGATGGGATCATCTTTGCCGCTAACTACCTTGGCTGCACTCAAGTACTCTCTGACAAGAATCCATCCAAGACTGTCCGCATGTCGCAGGCCCATGAAGCCGTCAGTCGTATTAAG AGCCAAGATGAAGACTCCCAAATGATGACGGAAGTCGACCTATTTATTTCCACTAAAACGGTCAAAGTGCTCAACGCTGACACACAG GACACAATGATGGACAGCGCCTTGCGTACCATCTCCTATATCGCTGACATTGGCAGCATTGTGGTTCTGATGGCACGCAGACGCTTGTGTCAGGCGTCAACGGAGGATTTCGCCGAATCTGTTGAGTCGAGCGGCGAAGGGACTAGTCAGTACGGCATGATCTGCTATGTCTTTGAGTCCGAGGAT GCCCAGCTCATCGCACAGTCCATTGGTCAGGCCTTCAGCGTGGCCTATCGAGAATTCCTGCGAGCCAACGGCATCAATCCGACAGACTTAAGTCAGAAACAATACAGCGACATCATCAACTCCCAGGAAATGTACCACGATGACCTCATCCATTTCTCCAACTCGGACAACTGTAAAGAG TTGTGGGTAGAGAAGCAGAAAGGGGAGAACCTCGGGGTGGTGATTGTCGAGTCGGGCTGGGGCTCCATTCTGCCCACTGTCATCCTCGCCGGAATTCTGAACAGTGGCCCAGCAGCACGCTCTGGCAAACTCAGTGTTGGTGATCAGATTATGTCCATCAATGACACCAGCCTAGTAGGGCTGCCTCTCGCCACCTGCCAGGGCATCATCAAG GGTTTGAAGAATCAACTGAAAGTAAAGATGAGTATCGTAAGCTGTCCTCCCGTCACCACTGTCCTCATCAAGCGGCCCGATCTTAAGTTCCAGCTTGGCTTCAGTGTTCAAAATGGCATA aTCTGCAGCCTAATGCGAGGCGGGATCGCCGAGAGAGGCGGCGTTCGCGTTGGACATCGAATCATAGAGATAAACGGTCAAAGCGTGGTTGCGATGCCACATGAAAAAATCGTGCAGACTCTGTCCGTGTCAGTGGGTGAG ATCAACATGAAGACGATGCCCGCTGTGATGTTCAGACTGCTCACAGGACAAGAGACGCCATCCTACATCTGA
- the apba2a gene encoding amyloid-beta A4 precursor protein-binding family A member 2 isoform X1 — MSREPRGKDMEDTCSEYDNVGSDVEQDCDEVLHLKREGGMDMRYLKQYCPEDGGYVKNIRRKNANEGSGTADQFTATSCQSTERRNGSQPDAKPRKASCPLRSRCTPVAREAGEGEEVGKGLENKLFFCDGDEIEQVLDGARFIEDLEDIEASDQRQGVPYQDNERIRKGRDERDREDNSTITRNYTIPGANRNCESSHMSLKERQGKGRGRRAAGQDIEQITCGVKACTTNKNERVKTSSKENRKAPVRTKAKSSKPHPSPRHSHGQAPIDSQKAQPQREAASVPSPSASCNTQESEPRVVKPSPALCHTPEQEQMPPGKSQSQPQKAQQEEKPSPTVMQEQVPEQPRRPQSPDLPPDDDSSSPKKTQEAASFPSFEDVPGPCEPEDLIDGIIFAANYLGCTQVLSDKNPSKTVRMSQAHEAVSRIKSQDEDSQMMTEVDLFISTKTVKVLNADTQDTMMDSALRTISYIADIGSIVVLMARRRLCQASTEDFAESVESSGEGTSQYGMICYVFESEDAQLIAQSIGQAFSVAYREFLRANGINPTDLSQKQYSDIINSQEMYHDDLIHFSNSDNCKELWVEKQKGENLGVVIVESGWGSILPTVILAGILNSGPAARSGKLSVGDQIMSINDTSLVGLPLATCQGIIKGLKNQLKVKMSIVSCPPVTTVLIKRPDLKFQLGFSVQNGIICSLMRGGIAERGGVRVGHRIIEINGQSVVAMPHEKIVQTLSVSVGEINMKTMPAVMFRLLTGQETPSYI; from the exons ATGAGTCGCGAACCAAGAGGCAAAGACATGGAGGACACATGCTCTGAATATGACAACGTGGGCTCTGACGTGGAGCAGGATTGTGACGAGGTGCTGCATTTAAAGAGGGAGGGCGGCATGGACATGAGGTACCTCAAGCAATACTGCCCAGAGGATGGAGGCTATGTGAAGAACATACGTCGTAAAAACGCAAATGAGGGCAGCGGTACCGCTGACCAGTTCACAGCCACGTCTTGTCAAAGCACAGAAAGACGTAATGGATCACAACCAGACGCTAAGCCCCGCAAGGCAAGCTGTCCCTTGAGGTCTCGCTGCACCCCGGTTGCAAGGGAGGCAGGGGAAGGGGAAGAAGTTGGAAAGGGCCTGGAGAATAAGCTCTTCTTTTGTGACGGGGATGAAATAGAGCAAGTGTTGGATGGGGCCAGATTTATAGAAGATTTAGAAGACATAGAAGCCAGTGATCAAAGACAGGGTGTCCCTTACCAGGACAATGAAAGGATTAGAAAGGGCCGTgatgagagagacagagaagaCAACAGCACAATTACAAGAAACTATACCATACCGGGAGCAAACAGAAATTGCGAGTCATCTCACATGAGTTTGAAGGAAAGACAAGGGAAAGGACGAGGCAGGAGGGCAGCTGGACAGGATATTGAACAGATTACCTGTGGGGTTAAAGCTTGCACGACCAACAAAAATGAGCGAGTGAAGACATCATCCAAGGAAAACAGAAAGGCTCCTGTGCGGACCAAAGCGAAATCCAGCAAGCCACACCCATCCCCTCGTCATTCACACGGCCAAGCACCTATAGACAGCCAGAAGGCCCAACCTCAAAGAGAGGCTGCTTCTGTTCCCAGTCCCAGCGCCTCATGCAACACCCAGGAGAGTGAGCCGAGGGTCGTCAAGCCGTCCCCAGCACTCTGTCACACGCCTGAGCAAGAGCAAATGCCGCCTGGGAAGAGTCAGAGCCAGCCACAGAAAGCTCAGCAG GAAGAGAAGCCAAGCCCCACCGTGATGCAGGAGCAAGTTCCCGAACAGCCGAGGAGGCCTCAAAGTCCAGATCTCCCCCCAGATGATGATAGTTCATCCCCCAAG AAAACACAAGAAGCTGCTTCATTCCCCAGTTTTGAAGACG TCCCAGGTCCCTGTGAGCCAGAAGATCTTATCGATGGGATCATCTTTGCCGCTAACTACCTTGGCTGCACTCAAGTACTCTCTGACAAGAATCCATCCAAGACTGTCCGCATGTCGCAGGCCCATGAAGCCGTCAGTCGTATTAAG AGCCAAGATGAAGACTCCCAAATGATGACGGAAGTCGACCTATTTATTTCCACTAAAACGGTCAAAGTGCTCAACGCTGACACACAG GACACAATGATGGACAGCGCCTTGCGTACCATCTCCTATATCGCTGACATTGGCAGCATTGTGGTTCTGATGGCACGCAGACGCTTGTGTCAGGCGTCAACGGAGGATTTCGCCGAATCTGTTGAGTCGAGCGGCGAAGGGACTAGTCAGTACGGCATGATCTGCTATGTCTTTGAGTCCGAGGAT GCCCAGCTCATCGCACAGTCCATTGGTCAGGCCTTCAGCGTGGCCTATCGAGAATTCCTGCGAGCCAACGGCATCAATCCGACAGACTTAAGTCAGAAACAATACAGCGACATCATCAACTCCCAGGAAATGTACCACGATGACCTCATCCATTTCTCCAACTCGGACAACTGTAAAGAG TTGTGGGTAGAGAAGCAGAAAGGGGAGAACCTCGGGGTGGTGATTGTCGAGTCGGGCTGGGGCTCCATTCTGCCCACTGTCATCCTCGCCGGAATTCTGAACAGTGGCCCAGCAGCACGCTCTGGCAAACTCAGTGTTGGTGATCAGATTATGTCCATCAATGACACCAGCCTAGTAGGGCTGCCTCTCGCCACCTGCCAGGGCATCATCAAG GGTTTGAAGAATCAACTGAAAGTAAAGATGAGTATCGTAAGCTGTCCTCCCGTCACCACTGTCCTCATCAAGCGGCCCGATCTTAAGTTCCAGCTTGGCTTCAGTGTTCAAAATGGCATA aTCTGCAGCCTAATGCGAGGCGGGATCGCCGAGAGAGGCGGCGTTCGCGTTGGACATCGAATCATAGAGATAAACGGTCAAAGCGTGGTTGCGATGCCACATGAAAAAATCGTGCAGACTCTGTCCGTGTCAGTGGGTGAG ATCAACATGAAGACGATGCCCGCTGTGATGTTCAGACTGCTCACAGGACAAGAGACGCCATCCTACATCTGA